The proteins below come from a single Staphylococcus sp. MI 10-1553 genomic window:
- a CDS encoding ABC transporter ATP-binding protein: MIKFSNVSKRYNDRVVVNQVDMEINEGEFFVLIGPSGSGKTTTMKMINRLIPLSEGYIYFKDRPISDYSVYEMRWDMGYVLQQIALFPHMTIRDNIAQVPLMKGWSKEKIDAHVDELLSMVELDPEQFRNRKPEELSGGQRQRVGVVRALAVDPPVILMDEPFSALDPITREKLQDDLLKLQNQIKKTIVFVTHDIEEAFKLGDRICLLNHGHVEQIGTPNDFIKSPKNDFVCQFLGDLTSVVLNHFSLGKVVELAGEKATEVQLSQYPVVHADQTVSDVYDELVQHEAVIVPVEGEQWSLSRQDIFSFLSKNQAGETP; encoded by the coding sequence ATGATAAAATTTAGCAATGTTTCTAAGCGTTATAATGACCGAGTTGTCGTCAATCAAGTGGATATGGAAATTAATGAAGGTGAATTTTTCGTCTTGATTGGTCCGTCTGGCTCAGGTAAAACGACAACGATGAAAATGATCAATCGCTTAATACCATTATCTGAAGGTTATATCTATTTTAAAGACCGCCCGATTAGTGATTATTCGGTATACGAAATGCGTTGGGATATGGGTTACGTGTTACAACAAATTGCTTTATTTCCGCATATGACCATCCGTGATAATATCGCACAAGTGCCGCTGATGAAAGGTTGGTCAAAAGAAAAGATTGATGCACATGTCGATGAACTTTTATCGATGGTTGAGCTCGATCCAGAACAGTTTAGAAACCGAAAACCTGAAGAATTATCAGGAGGTCAACGTCAACGTGTCGGTGTAGTTCGTGCACTTGCAGTCGATCCTCCAGTCATTTTAATGGACGAACCGTTTAGCGCATTAGACCCGATTACACGAGAAAAATTGCAAGATGACTTATTAAAATTGCAAAATCAAATTAAGAAAACGATTGTATTTGTGACACATGATATCGAAGAAGCGTTCAAATTGGGAGACCGTATTTGTTTATTGAATCATGGTCATGTGGAACAAATTGGCACACCGAATGACTTTATTAAATCACCCAAAAATGATTTCGTTTGCCAATTTTTAGGTGACTTGACGAGCGTTGTACTGAATCATTTCTCACTCGGTAAAGTTGTAGAACTTGCAGGTGAAAAAGCGACAGAGGTACAATTGAGTCAATATCCTGTCGTCCATGCAGATCAAACAGTGAGTGATGTTTATGATGAACTGGTACAGCATGAAGCGGTCATTGTACCAGTTGAAGGTGAGCAGTGGTCTTTATCACGCCAAGACATCTTTAGCTTTTTATCAAAAAATCAGGCAGGTGAGACACCATGA
- a CDS encoding ABC transporter permease/substrate-binding protein, producing MNTFLETLNSRKGELLAALLEHIQLSFIALLIAVLIGVPLGILLTKTKKISEVVINIAAVLQTIPSLALLGLMIPLFGIGTVPAVIALVVYALLPILRNTYTGITGVDSSLVEAAKGIGMKPLRRLTKVELPLAMPVMMAGIRTAMVLIIGTATLAALIGAGGLGDLILLGIDRNNTSLILIGAIPAAVLAILFDVILRILSHISYRKMLTTLGIILLLMLMVTVAPLFSSQNERITIAGKLGTEPSIITNMYKILIEDETDYTVSVKDGMGKTTFLFNALKSDDIDGYLEFTGTVLGELTKESPKSKDEKEVYEQANTSLENKFDMTLLKPMQYNNTYALAVKRDFAEEHNIKTISDLKKVESEIKPGFTLEFNDREDGYPAIQKAYDLNFQNVKKMEPKLRYQAVESGDINLIDAYSTDAELKQYDMVVLDDDRKVFPPYQGAPLFKKSFIEAHPGVEKALNQLEGKISDEEMQEMNYRVAEKDEDPYEVAKEYLEKQGLIDK from the coding sequence ATGAACACATTTTTAGAGACATTGAATAGCCGAAAAGGTGAATTACTTGCTGCCTTACTTGAACATATTCAGCTGTCGTTCATTGCATTGCTGATTGCGGTGTTAATTGGTGTACCACTAGGCATACTATTAACGAAGACGAAAAAAATATCTGAAGTTGTGATTAACATTGCAGCGGTCTTACAAACTATACCATCACTTGCGTTGCTCGGTCTCATGATTCCACTATTTGGTATTGGCACGGTACCGGCTGTCATCGCTCTCGTTGTTTATGCACTATTGCCGATTTTACGTAATACATATACGGGAATCACAGGTGTAGACAGTTCGTTAGTAGAAGCAGCTAAAGGGATTGGTATGAAGCCGTTGCGTCGTTTAACTAAAGTTGAATTACCGTTAGCGATGCCCGTTATGATGGCAGGGATTCGTACAGCCATGGTTCTCATTATCGGTACGGCTACATTAGCAGCATTAATCGGTGCAGGTGGTTTAGGTGACTTAATTTTATTAGGTATCGACCGTAACAATACGTCATTAATTTTAATTGGTGCGATTCCAGCGGCAGTATTAGCCATTTTATTCGACGTGATTTTAAGAATTTTAAGCCATATTTCTTACCGTAAAATGTTAACGACACTGGGTATCATTTTACTACTCATGTTGATGGTTACTGTTGCACCGCTCTTCTCTAGTCAAAATGAACGTATTACGATTGCAGGGAAGTTAGGGACAGAGCCTTCAATCATCACAAATATGTACAAGATTTTAATTGAAGACGAAACAGATTACACTGTGTCAGTGAAAGACGGCATGGGTAAAACAACATTTTTATTTAATGCATTAAAATCAGACGATATTGATGGTTACTTGGAATTTACAGGTACGGTATTAGGTGAGTTGACGAAAGAATCACCGAAATCTAAAGACGAAAAAGAAGTATATGAACAAGCGAATACAAGCTTGGAAAACAAATTTGATATGACGTTGTTGAAGCCAATGCAATACAACAATACTTATGCATTAGCAGTGAAGCGTGACTTTGCGGAAGAACACAATATTAAAACGATTAGCGACTTGAAAAAAGTTGAAAGCGAGATTAAACCAGGTTTCACACTTGAATTTAATGACCGTGAAGATGGTTATCCTGCGATTCAAAAAGCATATGATTTAAACTTCCAAAATGTGAAAAAGATGGAGCCTAAATTGCGTTATCAAGCCGTTGAAAGTGGCGATATTAATTTAATTGATGCATATTCGACAGATGCAGAATTAAAACAATATGATATGGTCGTGCTTGATGATGACCGTAAAGTATTCCCACCGTATCAAGGTGCACCACTGTTTAAAAAATCATTTATTGAAGCGCACCCAGGTGTTGAGAAAGCATTAAATCAATTAGAAGGTAAAATCTCTGATGAAGAAATGCAAGAAATGAATTATCGTGTTGCTGAAAAAGATGAAGATCCGTATGAAGTCGCGAAAGAATATCTTGAGAAACAAGGTTTGATTGACAAATAG
- the recQ gene encoding DNA helicase RecQ: MEQTLSHYFGYKSFRPGQKEIIERVLNHHHTLGVLPTGGGKSLCYQVPGLMFKGTTIVISPLISLMKNQVDQLTAMGISAAYLNSSLSTQAQKEIETQLVNGELKFLYIAPERFEQTYFEMLLRRVDISLVAFDEAHCISKWGHDFRPSYQAVIQRVLTMPQQFSIVALTATATTEVQQDIMERLMISRQHLVKTSIRRRNLKFQVNGTYQRQKFVLDYIQKHSQKAGIVYCSTRKQVEALYEALEDADVPVSYYHAGMTAKQRDEAQNDFLYDRTRVVVATNAFGMGIDKSNVRYVIHYNMPGDLESYYQEAGRAGRDGLDSDCILLYSDRDIGLHQYFIGASKADDDYKERMGEKLTKMIQYTKTTKCLEATLVHYFEPNEKLEECEQCSNCIDKNKTYNMTKEAKMIISGVARLRQQEGYQTVIQVLRGEVSDYIRHQGYENLSTYGLMKDYTTGELHHLIDELRFKGFLNEHDEILMCDASVEKLLSEDMQVYTTPFKRKSKETVHINTVEGVDRKLFEKLVEVRREMSERLNMPPTNIFTDYTLEAFAKRKPVTKQEMIQIDGVGSYKLKHYCPEFLEAIQEYKMHSS, translated from the coding sequence ATGGAGCAAACATTGTCGCATTATTTTGGATACAAATCTTTTCGTCCTGGTCAAAAAGAGATTATTGAACGCGTATTGAATCATCATCATACGTTAGGGGTTTTACCAACAGGTGGGGGTAAATCATTATGTTACCAAGTGCCAGGATTGATGTTTAAAGGAACGACCATTGTCATTAGTCCTTTAATTTCGTTAATGAAAAACCAAGTGGACCAATTGACCGCAATGGGAATATCTGCGGCTTATTTGAATAGTAGTTTAAGTACGCAAGCGCAAAAAGAGATAGAAACGCAATTGGTCAATGGTGAGTTGAAATTTTTATACATCGCACCGGAACGTTTTGAACAAACTTATTTTGAAATGCTGCTGCGACGTGTCGATATTTCACTCGTCGCATTTGACGAAGCACACTGTATATCAAAATGGGGACACGATTTTCGACCGAGTTATCAAGCGGTGATTCAAAGAGTATTGACCATGCCACAACAGTTTTCAATTGTTGCATTGACAGCAACAGCGACGACAGAAGTGCAACAAGATATTATGGAACGGTTGATGATTTCGCGTCAACATCTAGTCAAAACAAGTATTCGCCGTCGTAATTTGAAGTTTCAAGTGAATGGGACGTATCAACGTCAAAAATTTGTATTGGATTACATTCAAAAACATAGTCAGAAGGCGGGGATTGTTTATTGTTCGACACGTAAACAAGTAGAAGCCTTGTACGAAGCGTTAGAAGACGCAGATGTCCCTGTATCATACTATCATGCAGGAATGACAGCAAAACAAAGAGATGAAGCCCAGAATGACTTTTTATATGACCGTACTCGCGTAGTCGTCGCGACCAACGCATTCGGTATGGGGATTGATAAATCAAATGTCCGCTATGTCATTCATTACAATATGCCGGGTGATTTGGAATCGTATTACCAAGAAGCAGGACGTGCAGGTCGAGATGGATTAGATAGTGATTGCATTTTATTGTACAGTGATCGAGATATTGGTTTACATCAGTATTTTATCGGCGCCTCGAAAGCGGACGATGATTACAAGGAACGCATGGGTGAAAAATTGACGAAAATGATTCAATATACAAAGACGACGAAATGCCTTGAAGCGACATTAGTGCATTATTTTGAGCCAAATGAAAAACTTGAAGAATGTGAGCAATGTAGTAACTGTATCGATAAAAATAAAACGTACAATATGACGAAAGAAGCAAAAATGATTATTAGCGGTGTCGCGCGACTACGTCAACAAGAAGGCTATCAAACTGTCATTCAAGTTTTGCGTGGCGAGGTTTCGGACTACATTCGTCATCAAGGCTATGAAAATCTCTCGACGTATGGCTTGATGAAAGATTATACGACTGGCGAGTTGCATCATTTAATCGATGAACTACGCTTTAAAGGCTTCCTCAACGAACATGACGAAATACTCATGTGTGATGCATCAGTAGAAAAGTTGTTGAGTGAAGATATGCAAGTGTATACGACGCCGTTCAAACGTAAGTCGAAAGAAACAGTGCATATTAATACTGTAGAAGGGGTCGACCGCAAGTTGTTTGAGAAGCTTGTCGAAGTCAGACGTGAAATGAGCGAACGTTTAAACATGCCACCGACGAATATTTTCACAGACTATACGTTAGAAGCTTTTGCGAAAAGAAAGCCTGTCACAAAGCAAGAAATGATTCAGATTGATGGTGTGGGCAGTTATAAACTGAAGCACTATTGTCCTGAATTTTTAGAAGCCATTCAAGAATATAAAATGCATAGTTCGTAA